The segment GCGACATCGAGGTGCAGCGACAGAGCGATGCAGTAGAACACGCCGCCTTCGAGCAGCCATGCGCAGGCCGACAGAGCAATGAGCGTCAGCAACGTGCCCGGCGAACGAAAGATCATCAGCGTGGCGAGCACCTGCTCGAACCACTGCAATCCGCGCAAGGCCCAGGGCCTTTGCTGCACGCCTGCCGCGCCTTCAAGCCGGCGCACCAGCCGCAGGATCAGGCGTTCGGAAGCGACGAGCAGGATCATTGCGGCGATCGCCGCCAGCGCGATGACGGACGCGGCGGTGACGAACGCCGGCGGGATCGATTCGCCCGTTACGCCGTGCAGACAGGCGAAAAAAATGGCGATGAGCGTGAACAAATCGAGCAGTCGTTCGATGAGCATCGTGCCGAGGATACGCATCGCCGGGGCGCGGATCGCATGTCGAAATCCCACGATGCGCAGCACGTCGCCGGCCCTCAGGGGCAGCACATTGTTGGCGGCGATCGAACTCATGAACGGCGCGAAACACACCTTCGCCGGCAACGCATCGTCAAACTTCCGCAACATCCACCACCATCGCAGCACACGAAGCGTAAAGTCCATCGAAAGCAGCGCGAGCGCCGCGATCAACGGCACAATGCTCGCCTGGGCCAGCGCCGCGCCGGTCTTGTGCCAGTCGATGCGGCCGAATGCCATGTATGCGAACAACATGGCAAGGATCAGCCCGATTGCCAGCCGAAGGCGTCCACCCCGACCGGTGCGTCGAGGTTCATTTTCGATCGGAAGGTTCAACCGGTCGCTCCTGCTCGAAACCCACAAACTGGTTCACCAGATAGTTGGGCCGACGCTTGACCTCCGCGTAGATGCGACCGATGTATTCGCCGGCTACGCCGAGGCAGATGAGCTGAATCCCACCGAAGAACACCACCGCGATGAACAACAGCGTCCATCCACTGACCCATTCGCTTGTAAAAATGCGAAGAACGAGAGCGTAAATGATGCACAAGAGCGATAGGACCGCGCATGCGAAGCCCAGCCCGCTGACGAGATGCAACGGCACGCGCGAAAACGAAAGTAGCCCGACCGATGCGAACTGAATCATCTTCTTGAGCGGATACTTGCTCACGCCCGCCGCGCGCGGCGCCCGCTTGTACGGCACGGCGATCTGCTTGAATCCCACCCATGACACCATCCCGCGCAGATATCGATCGCGCTCCGGCATCGCCTTCAACGCATCGACCACCTTGCGATCCATCAGGCGAAAGTCACCCGTGTCCAGCGGGATCGGAATCTCGGACATGCGGTTGAGCATGCGGTAGAACAACTTGGCGGTGTTCTCCTTGAAGACGGATTCGCCCTCGCGAACAGTACGCTGCCCATAGGCGACGTGATACCCCTCGCGCCATCGACCGAGCATCTCGGCGATGACCTCCGGCGGATCCTGCAGGTCGGCGTCGATGAGCACGACAGCGTCGCCGGCCGCATGGTCAATGCCAGCCGTGACCGCCATCTGATGACCGAAGTTGCGCGAGAAGAGAATCAGCCGCACGCGCGGATCGCGACTTTGAATCTCCCGAAGACGGGCCTCGGTGTCGTCGCGCGAACCGTCATTGATGTAGAGAATTTCGTACCGGATCGGAAACGATGTAAGCACCGCCGATAATCTTTCGTGGGTGGCGCGAATCACTTCCTGCTCATTGAAGCAGGGCACCACGATTGAAATCAGAGGGCCGTCTTGCATGGCAGTATTATCGCGGTGCCCGTCATACAATCCAGCAAGGACGAAGCGGGCTTCCCCCGCCGATCACCCAAGACGCAGCGGCAGGACCAGCGGATTCCAAATCGCTTTCCTTCAAACGCTCACAGATCAGCGACGCCCATCACCTGACGCCTATCCACAGTCAACGCAACCTACGCCGACAACCCGGCGATAAATCCCAGGCCCGAATGCCTGAAGTACTGACAATGTATCGACATAGGCGCTGGAAAACTTTAAAGCATCTCTACCGCACCTGTATCCCATAGCCGCATTGGTGTAGGAACAACTACAGGCCCGTGCGGCAGCGGCGTTCGATGAGTTGGAGGCGATCATCGCCAGCGGTACGATCGAGGAAAAGCGTGAATTGCTCGGGCAATACGTGCAAACGATAAAGGCCGATCCAGACTCTTGCGAAGTCATGATCGG is part of the Planctomycetota bacterium genome and harbors:
- a CDS encoding glycosyltransferase; translated protein: MQDGPLISIVVPCFNEQEVIRATHERLSAVLTSFPIRYEILYINDGSRDDTEARLREIQSRDPRVRLILFSRNFGHQMAVTAGIDHAAGDAVVLIDADLQDPPEVIAEMLGRWREGYHVAYGQRTVREGESVFKENTAKLFYRMLNRMSEIPIPLDTGDFRLMDRKVVDALKAMPERDRYLRGMVSWVGFKQIAVPYKRAPRAAGVSKYPLKKMIQFASVGLLSFSRVPLHLVSGLGFACAVLSLLCIIYALVLRIFTSEWVSGWTLLFIAVVFFGGIQLICLGVAGEYIGRIYAEVKRRPNYLVNQFVGFEQERPVEPSDRK
- a CDS encoding flippase-like domain-containing protein: MLFAYMAFGRIDWHKTGAALAQASIVPLIAALALLSMDFTLRVLRWWWMLRKFDDALPAKVCFAPFMSSIAANNVLPLRAGDVLRIVGFRHAIRAPAMRILGTMLIERLLDLFTLIAIFFACLHGVTGESIPPAFVTAASVIALAAIAAMILLVASERLILRLVRRLEGAAGVQQRPWALRGLQWFEQVLATLMIFRSPGTLLTLIALSACAWLLEGGVFYCIALSLHLDVAAAGAWFSMSTGTLATLIPSSPGYVGTFDYFALQGIMAFGAKPDPAAAYTLLCHAAIWLPPTGAGGLFLALPRLRRLTPGRRSSQNHQRESESL